One Rhododendron vialii isolate Sample 1 chromosome 2a, ASM3025357v1 genomic region harbors:
- the LOC131314150 gene encoding acyl-CoA--sterol O-acyltransferase 1-like → MEGEIYYPSYTLEREISNFIQAWISVVVSLCYCYFSAKFIPKGMPRLLSTIPIVSLFFALPLKLQSVNLCGPTAFAIAWLSNFKLLLLAFGKGPLSHPSLSLPHFIAIACFPIRIQQEPPPKPHANLENSLTFQNRDNPYPLDQDCHHSQNPPPKGHGRENPYPIITQNGNTSIWSYAIKVVFLALFWPVYEYSDHIHPNVMWVIYGFHMYFTLEIILATAAAAARALFGLELEPPFDKPYLSTSVQNFWGRRWNLVASRTLRSTVYEPALCVSSQVIGRKWASLPAVMCTFLVSALMHEIIFYYMGRLQPTWEVTRFFLLHGACVVAEIWIKKVVSDRWRLPRLISTPLTLGFVMVTGYWLFFPQLLRCKSYVRASKEYAVVGVFVKDIVAGVVKSIVST, encoded by the coding sequence atggagggtGAGATCTACTATCCAAGCTAcaccttagagagagagatcagcaaCTTCATCCAGGCATGGATTTCAGTAGTTGTTTCTTTATGCTATTGCTATTTTTCAGCCAAGTTCATCCCAAAAGGTATGCCCAGGCTTCTCTCAACCATCCCTATTGTCTCTCTCTTCTTTGCCCTTCCTCTCAAACTTCAGTCCGTCAATCTTTGTGGTCCCACCGCTTTCGCCATAGCCTGGCTTTCCAATTTCAAACTCCTCCTTCTTGCCTTTGGCAAAGGCCCTCTCTCCcacccttctctttctctcccccATTTCATTGCTATTGCCTGTTTCCCTATCAGGATCCAACAAGAGCCACCTCCAAAACCCCATGCAAATCTAGAAAATTCACTGACATTTCAAAATAGAGACAACCCATATCCATTAGATCAAGATTGCCAccatagccaaaacccaccacCAAAAGGGCATGGTAGAGAAAACCCATATCCCATAATCACACAAAATGGAAACACATCGATTTGGAGTTATGCTATAAAGGTTGTTTTTCTAGCCTTGTTTTGGCCTGTTTACGAGTATAGTGACCACATACACCCAAATGTCATGTGGGTCATTTACGGCTTCCACATGTACTTCACGTTGGAAATCATACTAGCCACTGCCGCAGCCGCGGCTCGAGCCCTATTCGGGTTAGAGCTCGAGCCGCCATTCGACAAGCCGTACCTCTCGACCTCTGTCCAGAACTTCTGGGGTAGGAGATGGAACCTCGTCGCGTCCCGAACCCTGCGTTCCACTGTATACGAGCCGGCGCTGTGCGTATCGTCACAAGTCATAGGCCGGAAGTGGGCTTCGCTTCCGGCCGTCATGTGCACGTTCTTAGTCTCGGCCTTAATGCATGAGATTATATTCTACTACATGGGCCGGTTGCAGCCAACGTGGGAAGTCACACGGTTCTTTCTTCTCCACGGGGCGTGCGTGGTGGCGGAGATTTGGATCAAGAAGGTGGTTTCGGACAGGTGGCGGTTGCCTCGGCTGATCTCAACACCATTGACCCTCGGATTCGTGATGGTTACCGGGTATTGGCTGTTTTTCCCGCAGCTGTTGAGGTGCAAAAGTTACGTCAGAGCGTCGAAAGAGTATGCGGTGGTGGGAGTGTTTGTGAAGGACATTGTTGCTGGTGTTGTGAAGTCGATCGTGTCAACataa
- the LOC131314169 gene encoding subtilisin-like protease SBT5.6, whose amino-acid sequence MYPLVYAGNSEIPGTTPKDKTGLCLHGTLSPALVEGKIVVCLSGYSFNVEKGLEVKHAGGIGFVLQNPVNGIGISVDDHVLPGTAVFSNDPVTILDYIRASNSPTAMLIPSETVLGSRPALFMVAFSSMGPNGLQPNILKGN is encoded by the exons ATGTACCCACTAGTTTATGCCGGAAACTCAGAAATTCCCGGTACAACCCCCAAAGACAAGACCGG GCTATGCCTCCATGGAACTCTCTCCCCAGCTCTCGTCGAAGGAAAAATTGTCGTGTGCCTAAGTGGGTATTCCTTCAATGTTGAGAAGGGTTTGGAGGTGAAACATGCTGGTGGGATTGGTTTCGTTCTGCAAAATCCTGTGAATGGCATAGGGATATCCGTTGATGATCATGTGCTTCCCGGAACAGCAGTGTTTTCTAACGATCCAGTCACCATTCTCGACTATATTAGAGCTAGTAATAGTCCAACGGCGATGTTGATCCCATCGGAAACTGTCTTGGGCAGTAGACCAGCACTGTTCATGGTAGCGTTCTCTTCCATGGGTCCGAATGGCCTCCAACCTAATATACTCAAG GGAAATTAG